From Desulfofalx alkaliphila DSM 12257, one genomic window encodes:
- the yfcE gene encoding phosphodiesterase codes for MKIGVISDTHGSLLYFNMALKALGDCSYILHGGDILYHGPRNPLPQGYNPKELAEKINSLNNMVFTQGNCDAHVDQMVIDHPIQTPYVFLHIDRYKILLCHGFTKESSEYIEMAKKIKANIFIYGHTHIKSITKYHDLTIINPGSTALPKDGIHSAALIEDGTVKLIDIVKNKVIKECQL; via the coding sequence ATGAAGATCGGAGTAATCAGCGACACACACGGCAGCCTGCTGTACTTTAATATGGCACTGAAAGCCTTGGGAGATTGCAGCTATATCCTTCACGGGGGAGATATTTTGTATCACGGCCCCAGAAACCCACTGCCCCAAGGGTATAATCCAAAGGAATTGGCAGAAAAAATTAATTCCCTGAATAACATGGTCTTTACCCAGGGCAACTGCGATGCCCACGTAGATCAAATGGTCATTGATCACCCCATCCAAACCCCATATGTCTTTTTACATATAGATCGCTATAAAATACTTTTATGCCATGGCTTTACCAAAGAAAGCAGTGAATATATTGAGATGGCCAAGAAAATTAAGGCCAACATATTTATTTACGGCCACACCCATATTAAAAGTATTACCAAGTACCATGATTTAACTATAATCAACCCCGGCAGTACAGCACTGCCAAAGGACGGCATTCATTCTGCAGCCTTAATAGAAGATGGCACCGTTAAGCTAATAGACATTGTAAAAAACAAAGTAATTAAGGAATGCCAACTATAA
- the mtnP gene encoding S-methyl-5'-thioadenosine phosphorylase, with amino-acid sequence MSVSMAIIGGTGVYDPNILSNIRDVTVDTPYGQVTVKVGEYQGREVAFMNRHGAGHSVPPHLINYRANIAGLKILGVKSILATAAVGSLNTAMKPGDFVFVDQFLDFTKSRVQTFFEGGEQGVIHADVTEPYCAEMRKIMAQVAEKNGLSYHQGGVYVTTEGPRFETPAEIKMYRQLGGDLVGMTSVPEVVLAREAEMCYATVCMVTNFAAGISPTNLTHQEVLDVMAENAANLRQLAMGTMALLAPDRQCTCHTALGGPIHELLKG; translated from the coding sequence ATGTCTGTTTCAATGGCAATCATTGGGGGAACAGGGGTATACGACCCCAACATCCTCTCAAATATTCGCGACGTAACAGTGGACACGCCTTACGGCCAGGTAACGGTGAAGGTGGGAGAGTACCAGGGGCGTGAGGTGGCTTTTATGAATCGTCACGGGGCCGGGCATTCGGTACCGCCACACTTAATTAATTACCGGGCTAACATTGCCGGTTTAAAAATTTTAGGGGTAAAAAGTATTTTGGCCACCGCTGCGGTGGGCTCCCTTAATACAGCCATGAAACCCGGGGACTTTGTTTTTGTAGATCAATTTTTAGATTTTACCAAATCACGGGTGCAGACCTTTTTTGAAGGGGGCGAGCAGGGGGTAATTCACGCAGACGTTACCGAGCCCTATTGTGCTGAAATGCGTAAGATAATGGCCCAGGTGGCTGAAAAGAATGGCTTAAGCTACCATCAGGGAGGGGTCTATGTAACCACCGAGGGGCCCCGGTTCGAAACACCGGCAGAGATTAAAATGTATCGTCAATTGGGTGGTGACCTGGTGGGTATGACCAGTGTGCCCGAGGTGGTGCTGGCCCGGGAGGCGGAGATGTGTTATGCCACCGTTTGCATGGTAACTAACTTTGCCGCCGGCATATCTCCCACTAACCTTACCCACCAAGAGGTTTTGGATGTGATGGCAGAAAATGCTGCAAACTTGCGGCAGTTAGCCATGGGCACCATGGCACTTTTAGCACCGGATCGACAGTGTACTTGTCACACTGCATTGGGTGGACCGATACATGAACTGCTGAAAGGATGA
- the mtnA gene encoding S-methyl-5-thioribose-1-phosphate isomerase: protein MKTMLWEDGALKILDQTKLPAVTEYIVARDVKTVADAIRRLSVRGAPAIGAAAAYGVVIGAKAINEPDLNKFMAQLEKVAVELTSTRPTAVNLRWAVERMLNKVRGRSDLSTADAKQILLEEAHKIFCEDLEANRRMGEHGQHLIPDGAGIITHCNAGALATAGFGTALGVIRAAHRAGKKIHVYADETRPLLQGARLTAWEMKQEDIPVTLITDNMAGYLMSQGKADVVIVGADRIAANGDVANKIGTYSLAVLAQAHGIPFYVAIPLSTLDLSLPSGDQIPIEQRAEDEVTSFGGTQVAPAGVKVWNPAFDVTPNRLVTAIITERGVVRPPYNENLRRIVEEGDYLSDDICIGANPAK, encoded by the coding sequence TTGAAAACAATGTTGTGGGAAGACGGGGCATTAAAAATACTTGATCAAACCAAATTGCCTGCGGTAACTGAGTATATAGTGGCAAGGGATGTAAAGACCGTTGCAGATGCCATTCGTCGGCTCAGTGTGCGGGGGGCACCGGCCATCGGCGCCGCTGCGGCCTACGGTGTGGTCATAGGGGCCAAGGCCATAAATGAGCCGGACCTAAATAAATTTATGGCTCAGTTAGAAAAGGTGGCAGTGGAACTGACCTCCACCCGCCCCACTGCGGTAAATTTACGGTGGGCAGTGGAGCGGATGTTAAACAAGGTAAGGGGACGCAGTGATTTAAGTACTGCTGACGCTAAGCAAATACTGTTGGAAGAGGCGCACAAAATCTTCTGTGAGGATTTAGAAGCCAATAGGCGGATGGGTGAACACGGCCAGCACTTAATACCCGACGGGGCCGGCATTATTACCCACTGCAATGCAGGGGCCCTGGCCACGGCCGGTTTTGGTACAGCCCTGGGGGTTATACGGGCAGCACACCGGGCCGGCAAAAAAATTCATGTTTACGCCGATGAAACCCGACCCTTGCTCCAGGGTGCGCGGTTAACGGCCTGGGAGATGAAACAGGAAGATATTCCTGTCACCTTAATTACAGACAACATGGCAGGTTACTTGATGTCCCAGGGAAAGGCGGACGTGGTAATTGTGGGGGCCGATCGGATTGCTGCCAACGGTGATGTGGCCAATAAAATTGGTACCTACAGTTTAGCTGTGCTGGCCCAAGCCCACGGCATCCCCTTTTATGTGGCCATTCCCCTTTCTACCTTAGATTTAAGTTTGCCATCGGGGGATCAAATACCCATTGAACAAAGGGCAGAGGATGAGGTAACTAGCTTTGGGGGCACCCAGGTGGCACCTGCCGGTGTTAAGGTGTGGAACCCGGCCTTTGATGTTACCCCTAACAGATTGGTCACTGCCATCATCACTGAGCGTGGTGTAGTGCGGCCGCCCTACAATGAAAATTTACGCCGCATTGTGGAAGAAGGGGACTATCTATCTGACGATATATGTATCGGGGCAAATCCCGCAAAATAG
- a CDS encoding NADH-ubiquinone oxidoreductase-F iron-sulfur binding region domain-containing protein: MKKTVCVCTGGCTSSGSLKILELLKSEAEKQGLKDKIIIKPVGCHGFCEQGPIVTIEPDKTFYAKVTEADVSAILKSIYNNQPVAKLLYKNKGQPVAGYDNIPFYRLQHKLVLDKCGKINPEDINDYMAVGGYQGLKKVLTAMTPQEVVDEIKTSGLRGRGGAGFPTGIKWQGALNAQITNQRYVVCNADEGDPGAFMDRSILEGDPHSVLEGMAICGFATGADKGYIYVRAEYPMAIKRLNIAISQAVKHGFLGDNILNTGFNFHIKIKAGAGAFVCGEGTALIASIEGKRGMPKFKRGRTTEKGLWGKPTTLNNVETFANVPKIIQMGGKEYATIGTANSSGTKIFSLTGQVVNTGLVEVPMGTSLRHIIFDIGGGILNNRKFKAVQAGGPSGGCIPEQYLDKPVDYQSLNEVGAMMGSGGLVVLDEGTCMVDLARFFLKFTQAESCGKCTPCRQGTGAMLDILSRICEGRGQPEHLEQLERLARVISSTSLCGLGQSAPNPVLSTLKYFIDEYRAHIFDKRCPAGVCSNLLVYSIERDKCIGCGLCARSCPVAAIGGEKKKPHAIDTAKCIKCDNCRQRCKFNAIVKK; the protein is encoded by the coding sequence GTGAAGAAAACAGTATGCGTATGCACCGGCGGCTGCACCTCCTCCGGCTCACTTAAAATATTGGAATTACTAAAGAGCGAGGCAGAAAAACAAGGTCTAAAGGATAAAATAATAATAAAGCCCGTTGGGTGCCATGGTTTTTGTGAGCAAGGTCCCATAGTTACCATCGAACCGGATAAGACTTTTTACGCCAAGGTTACCGAAGCCGATGTCAGTGCTATTTTAAAATCAATATATAATAATCAGCCGGTGGCCAAGCTCTTGTATAAAAATAAGGGGCAACCGGTTGCCGGTTACGATAATATCCCCTTTTACCGTCTGCAGCACAAATTAGTTTTAGACAAGTGTGGAAAAATCAACCCGGAAGATATTAATGATTACATGGCGGTGGGGGGGTATCAAGGACTAAAAAAAGTGCTGACCGCCATGACACCACAAGAGGTGGTGGATGAAATAAAAACTTCAGGGCTGCGGGGCCGGGGCGGTGCAGGTTTCCCCACCGGTATAAAGTGGCAGGGGGCCTTAAATGCCCAGATTACCAACCAGAGGTACGTGGTTTGCAACGCCGACGAAGGCGACCCCGGTGCATTTATGGACCGCAGCATATTGGAAGGTGATCCTCACTCGGTACTGGAAGGTATGGCCATCTGCGGTTTCGCCACCGGTGCAGATAAGGGCTATATCTATGTGCGTGCCGAGTACCCAATGGCAATAAAGCGGCTAAATATTGCCATTTCCCAGGCGGTCAAACATGGTTTTTTAGGAGATAACATTTTAAACACCGGGTTTAACTTTCATATAAAAATTAAAGCCGGTGCCGGAGCCTTTGTATGCGGGGAAGGCACCGCATTAATTGCATCCATAGAGGGCAAACGGGGTATGCCAAAATTCAAAAGAGGCCGCACCACCGAAAAAGGCCTCTGGGGAAAACCCACCACACTGAATAACGTGGAAACCTTTGCCAACGTGCCCAAAATTATTCAGATGGGCGGCAAAGAATACGCCACCATCGGCACTGCAAACAGTAGCGGCACTAAAATTTTTTCACTGACCGGCCAGGTAGTAAACACCGGCCTGGTGGAGGTTCCCATGGGGACAAGCCTGCGGCATATCATCTTTGACATAGGCGGAGGCATTCTCAACAACCGGAAATTTAAAGCCGTTCAGGCCGGCGGACCCTCAGGGGGCTGCATACCGGAACAATATTTAGATAAGCCGGTGGATTATCAGTCGCTAAATGAGGTGGGCGCCATGATGGGCTCAGGTGGTTTGGTGGTGCTGGATGAAGGTACCTGTATGGTAGACCTGGCCCGGTTTTTCTTAAAATTTACCCAGGCAGAGTCCTGCGGCAAGTGTACCCCCTGTCGGCAGGGAACCGGTGCCATGTTAGATATCCTCAGCCGGATATGTGAAGGCAGAGGACAGCCGGAGCATTTGGAGCAGTTGGAGCGATTGGCTAGGGTAATTAGCTCCACCTCCCTGTGCGGATTGGGTCAAAGTGCCCCTAACCCGGTATTGAGCACCCTAAAATACTTTATTGATGAATACCGAGCCCACATATTTGATAAGCGGTGCCCCGCCGGTGTTTGTTCTAATTTATTGGTTTACAGTATTGAAAGGGACAAGTGTATCGGCTGCGGCCTATGTGCCCGCTCTTGTCCCGTAGCGGCCATCGGCGGTGAAAAGAAAAAGCCCCATGCCATTGATACCGCCAAATGTATTAAGTGTGACAACTGCAGGCAGAGGTGCAAGTTTAATGCCATAGTCAAGAAATAG
- the fdhF gene encoding formate dehydrogenase subunit alpha, which produces MSTVSLTINGRPVTVPVGSTILDAAKQLNIFIPTLCHQKELTNSACCRICVVEVENVKDLKVSCATKVWEGMAVWTDSTAVIEARKTIIELLLASHPQDCLTCGKSGQCRLQDYAFMYKVKGSCFSGNKEKYPIEDDNPFIVRDMNKCILCGKCVAVCTEIQGNTVIDFAYRGTDTKIATAMDKSLGRSECVFCGNCVAVCPVGALQEKDFRSRVRSWEVRKTKTICPYCGVGCGLELNVKDNRVVGVTSCDGEVNGLALCVKGRFGYRFINHPDRLKSPLIKKNGRFVEAGWDEAISLVAKRLSSIKKAYGADSLAVLSSARCTNEENYLLQKFTRAVLGTNNIDHCARLUHAPTVAGLAAAFGSGAMTNSISDIAGANFILALGTNTTETHPIIGLQVKKALRQGAKLAVVDPRKTELAQLAHYHLPLKPGSDVALLNGLAHLIIEEELWNKEFVAQGTENFESFKQAVKEYTPRRVEKLTGIPAETVKLVARDYATAKNATILYTMGITQHSYGTNNVLAVANLALLCGQVGKKFSGVNPLRGQNNVQGACDMGALPDLLPGYRPITSKEIRNEFATAWKVHGLPGTPGLTIGEMMEGAGSGKIKAMYIMGENPVLSDADAKQVEAALSQLDFLVVQDIFLTETAKMADVILPAASFAEKDGTFTNTERRVQRVRKAIEPVGSSKADWEIICLLAKAMGYTMDYQTPEEIMEEATALIPSYRGVSYSRLESGGLQWPCPNKEHPGTPTLHQGKFIRGLGKFHPVEYLPPTETIDSEYPLLLNTGRRLYHYHTGTMSGRVSMLKEHCPQELLEINPADAEQLKLKDGDRARVISRRGSVTVTVKITDTTPAGTVFSSFHFPAVPINQLTNPKRDPVSKIPSLKVCAVRIERA; this is translated from the coding sequence TTGTCAACCGTATCGTTAACAATCAATGGACGCCCTGTCACCGTACCTGTTGGCAGCACCATTTTGGATGCAGCAAAACAGCTAAACATTTTTATCCCTACCCTATGCCATCAAAAGGAATTAACCAATTCAGCCTGTTGCCGCATCTGTGTGGTGGAAGTTGAAAATGTTAAGGATTTAAAGGTATCCTGCGCCACCAAGGTGTGGGAGGGCATGGCGGTTTGGACGGATTCAACTGCAGTAATTGAAGCCCGCAAAACAATTATAGAGTTATTGCTGGCTAGTCACCCCCAAGACTGCCTCACCTGCGGTAAAAGCGGCCAATGCCGCCTGCAGGATTACGCTTTCATGTACAAGGTTAAAGGCAGCTGTTTTTCAGGCAATAAAGAGAAATATCCCATTGAAGATGACAACCCCTTTATTGTTAGGGATATGAACAAATGTATTCTTTGCGGCAAGTGTGTGGCCGTGTGCACAGAGATACAAGGCAACACGGTGATAGATTTTGCCTACCGGGGTACCGACACCAAAATTGCAACAGCCATGGATAAATCCCTTGGCCGGTCAGAATGTGTATTTTGCGGAAATTGTGTGGCAGTATGCCCTGTGGGAGCACTGCAGGAAAAGGACTTTCGCAGCAGGGTCCGCAGCTGGGAAGTGAGAAAGACTAAAACAATCTGCCCCTACTGTGGTGTTGGATGCGGTTTGGAATTGAACGTCAAAGATAACCGGGTTGTTGGGGTCACTTCCTGTGACGGTGAAGTTAACGGGCTGGCCCTATGCGTAAAGGGTCGTTTTGGCTATCGTTTTATTAATCACCCGGATCGTTTAAAAAGCCCACTCATTAAAAAAAATGGGCGCTTTGTGGAAGCCGGTTGGGATGAGGCCATTTCATTGGTGGCAAAGAGATTAAGCTCCATTAAAAAGGCATATGGTGCAGACTCTTTGGCTGTGCTAAGTTCCGCCCGCTGCACCAATGAAGAGAACTATCTGCTGCAAAAATTTACCAGGGCGGTACTCGGCACAAATAACATTGACCACTGTGCCCGCCTCTGACACGCCCCCACCGTCGCCGGTCTGGCGGCAGCATTTGGCAGCGGGGCAATGACCAACAGCATCAGTGACATAGCCGGTGCAAACTTCATATTGGCCCTGGGCACAAACACCACCGAAACCCACCCCATCATTGGCCTTCAGGTGAAAAAGGCCCTGCGCCAGGGCGCAAAACTGGCAGTGGTGGATCCGCGGAAAACTGAACTTGCTCAATTGGCCCATTATCATTTGCCATTGAAGCCAGGCAGTGACGTGGCACTGCTAAACGGCCTGGCCCACCTTATTATTGAAGAAGAGCTTTGGAATAAAGAATTTGTGGCCCAAGGCACTGAAAACTTTGAGTCCTTTAAACAAGCCGTTAAGGAATACACCCCCCGGCGGGTGGAAAAACTGACCGGCATCCCGGCCGAAACAGTCAAACTGGTGGCCCGGGACTATGCCACTGCTAAAAACGCAACGATACTTTACACCATGGGCATCACCCAGCACAGCTATGGCACCAACAATGTTTTGGCAGTGGCCAATTTGGCACTGCTGTGCGGCCAGGTGGGTAAAAAATTCAGCGGAGTAAACCCACTGCGGGGGCAGAACAACGTACAAGGTGCCTGCGACATGGGCGCACTGCCCGACCTGCTGCCCGGTTACCGGCCCATCACCTCAAAGGAGATTAGAAACGAATTTGCCACCGCCTGGAAGGTCCATGGTTTGCCAGGTACACCGGGATTAACAATTGGCGAAATGATGGAGGGTGCCGGGTCGGGTAAAATTAAGGCAATGTACATCATGGGAGAAAACCCTGTGCTTTCCGATGCCGATGCCAAGCAGGTGGAAGCTGCCTTAAGTCAGCTGGATTTTTTGGTGGTGCAGGATATTTTTCTTACCGAAACGGCAAAAATGGCCGATGTTATTCTACCCGCTGCAAGTTTTGCTGAAAAAGACGGTACCTTTACCAACACCGAACGCCGGGTGCAGCGGGTGCGAAAGGCAATAGAGCCGGTGGGCAGCAGCAAGGCAGACTGGGAAATAATTTGCCTGCTGGCAAAGGCAATGGGCTATACAATGGATTATCAAACACCGGAAGAAATTATGGAGGAAGCCACCGCCCTTATCCCCTCCTACAGGGGAGTATCTTATTCCCGCTTGGAGAGCGGTGGATTGCAATGGCCCTGCCCCAATAAGGAACACCCGGGCACACCTACCCTGCACCAAGGCAAATTCATCCGGGGATTGGGAAAATTCCACCCGGTGGAATATTTGCCGCCTACAGAAACCATAGACAGTGAGTACCCGCTGCTGCTAAACACCGGCAGACGCTTATATCACTACCACACCGGCACAATGAGCGGTAGGGTAAGTATGCTAAAAGAGCATTGCCCCCAAGAACTTTTAGAAATAAACCCCGCTGATGCGGAACAGTTGAAATTAAAAGACGGCGACAGAGCCAGGGTAATTTCCCGCCGCGGGTCCGTAACAGTCACGGTGAAAATAACCGATACCACGCCAGCGGGAACGGTGTTTTCTTCCTTCCACTTCCCTGCGGTGCCCATCAACCAATTGACCAACCCTAAGCGTGACCCTGTCTCTAAAATACCGTCCCTAAAGGTATGCGCAGTGAGAATTGAACGGGCATAA